From Aedes albopictus strain Foshan chromosome 1, AalbF5, whole genome shotgun sequence, one genomic window encodes:
- the LOC109428406 gene encoding uncharacterized protein LOC109428406 isoform X5, which translates to MDRYSPWGRKGGGAPNDTIRIRNIQLQGIYPETKNLPTVVPVSHHHAAPRRQDFRQPVTMSRPSKGVSAGGGGAPLRNASGQIVTGLTDDPIISFNDANRYHVDNDLRYKTSPAQKESYKRELDRIVAEKENRLRKSRSSEAEAKNGGPWGKPGPGGKPWRPPKNVGHNFMKSMGWTNKETLQDLDIDIVTKMQRQLEEENKYLKKFSNCCSRCVCQCVSNSLEPASTGSAQASRPIISPPKALLSPPATAPSQPIHHRDEPNPSTDKITDRRVPRLCQQTQQTTPGRAPVVVRRQGAKVAPTRNCMITGGVELVPLLAKRRSQPRPISLGTTDVTKIDKYSSNGVAARHSGDEYLHELCTQMNQKQRRMETTRVVEFETSKQHFDTWSGFWGRPGHGAPLPNKNKLNLDNLLYSAPR; encoded by the exons ATGGACCGTTACTCGCCGTGGGGCCGCAAGGGAGGTGGAGCTCCCAACGACACCATCCGCATCCGAAACATCCAGCTGCAGGGCATCTACCCGGAGACCAAGAAT CTTCCCACCGTTGTTCCTGTTTCGCACCACCACGCTGCTCCCCGGCGACAGGACTTCCGGCAACCGGTGACGATGTCGCGACCATCCAAGGGTGTCAGCGCGGGGGGAGGTGGAGCACCGCTGAGGAACGCTTCCGGACAGATTGTCACGGGGCTGACGGACGATCCGATCATCAGCTTTAACGACGCCAATCGGTACCATGTGGACAATGATTTGCGGTACAAGACGTCACCGGCGCAGAAGGAGTCGTACAAGCGGGAACTGGATCGGATAGTGGCCGAGAAGGAGAACAGGCTGAGAAAGAGCAGGAGTTCGGAGGCGGAAGCGAAG aaTGGAGGTCCATGGGGTAAACCAGGACCTGGAGGAAAGCCATGGAGGCCACCCAAAAACGTTGGTCACAATTTCATGAAGTCAATG GGTTGGACGAACAAGGAAACCCTCCAGGACTTGGACATCGACATAGTCACCAAGATGCAGCGCCAGCTCGAGGAGGAGAACAAGTATCTGAAAAAGTTCTCGAACTGCTGCTCCCGTTGCGTGTGCCAATGCGTGAGCAACAGCCTCGAGCCGGCCTCCACCGGAAGTGCCCAAGCGTCCCGTCCAATCATCAGCCCTCCGAAAGCGCTCCTATCACCGCCAGCGACGGCCCCGAGCCAACCGATCCACCATCGGGACGAGCCAAACCCGAGCACCGACAAGATCACCGATCGGCGCGTTCCTCGACTGTGCCAGCAAACGCAACAGACCACACCGGGGCGGGCCCCGGTTGTCGTCAGACGCCAAGGCGCCAAGGTTGCCCCCACACGGAACTGTATGATTACCGGCGGGGTTGAGCTGGTTCCGCTGTTGGCCAAGCGCCGTTCGCAGCCTAGACCCATCAGCCTAGGGACGACCGACGTTACCAAAATCGATAAGTACAGCTCCAATGG CGTAGCTGCACGGCACTCGGGCGATGAATACCTGCACGAACTATGCACCCAAATGAACCAGAAGCAACGCCGGATGGAGACGACCCGCGTGGTCGAGTTCGAAACCAGCAAACAGCACTTTGACACGTGGTCCGGCTTCTGGGGTCGGCCGGGGCACGGCGCACCGCTTCCCAACAAAAACAAGCTTAACCTGGACAATCTGCTTTACTCGGCGCCGCGGTAA